The Plasmodium yoelii strain 17X genome assembly, chromosome: 14 DNA segment ttgaaaaaaaaagtcaatataataatttaccATCATTAGTATATAGTGATTTCCAAAgctttttaaaagaaaataatataattattaacataaataaaaatttagataaaaataatttatttcattatgataaattaaataactaTATCAATGTTCATTcagaatataaattattttttgttctcgtatcaatatatttttccttaagcatacaattaaaaaaattttcgTATCATTTACACGATTTGAAACATAGCATTAAAGATGAATTTTTGAATTCTATAACGGTACTGCTACATCTCGCCACTTACTCTGTTATATGTGCAcgtgtatatgtatatgtattttttttttttttttttttttttttttttttttttcacaggAGGAAAAAGATAATGACAAATTGAATGAACTGTTGGAAAAGGAAAGGGAGACATTGGCTATCAAAAAAGAAAAGCTCGAAGAAATTGTATCATCATTTGAAAGGGATCTTAACAAGttttatgattattttcATGAATATAGCAAACTTGACAATTTCAAAACGATTGATGTAAGTTTAGTATATAACAAATGGGCgtgcatatatatgcatatatatgtatatatatgtatttatattttattttattttattttatttttattttattttattttatttttttttttttttttttttcaacagaattttaacatatttttaaaagaattaATGGAGAACTGCAAAAAACTAAACACAACACATGAGCGACATTCGCATACTTTGAAAAATTCGCTCATGCTAAAAGATGATGTAAGATTATTTTATGTctacaaaatatttatatgatacAAACATAGTGACTCAATATTTTATCgttcttattattttcttgttttttttgtttcaggtaaacaagtatatatacatgcgcGAAAGCGAGCGTTCAAATATAAGGTAATTGCATACGCCACCACTTTATCacattttatcatatttacatttttccaatttttatatctttgCCATGAGCCTGCACACATGCTTTGGCTATTTCATCAAACCAGTTCACTATTACTGacatatacataaatttatttttattctttattttttaatttgttttttttattctttattttcccAACATTTAGGATACAGCAAATACCCAAAAATAACCATAAGCCCTTTTAATGAAATGtaaaatgataattttattttttaacatattatttGCTAACATGTTATTCGGACgctttttatataaaatgtacatgtatatacacacacatgatatggatatttttttttattaaaaaaatgtatgtaaaatatgttgacatatttttatttgatatttATACTCGCTTTGTACACACACATTTgttaaattatgataatttgaaaatacaaattaaaaaaaaaaaaaaaaataataataatgatagtagtaataataatgatagtagtaataataatgatagtagtaataataatagtagtaataataataatagtaatagcaatatatataaggaAAGCAAACCCACAGTTATAGTATAATAATTCAAGAGCGTcgaaatattttgttttatttttttcaaaactatttaattaaaattagctacatatatatatatttgtattgttttttttttgtcctcttattttataaagacataaaaaattatttatataaaataaactatgtattattttaaccTTTTATTGTTCCAAATAgtgtttaaataaaatgcaagtataaattattataaatagaattggaaatatattatgatcaATATGTAGAATGAAAAGCCACCAATTATTATTCTTGTTGttgataaataaaacatgttaaattattttttcccaaaatttgtattataattaaaaatgaaataaaaaattataaaattataaaatgatagaatgataaaattataaaattataaaatgataaaaataataaaaaaaatcctTTACTTTCCAAGTTGaatattcataattttttaaaggaatatataataatgtttaaacaaaaaatatcgaaaacaacatttttatagaatataaaattattaaaataaaaaatatccatatataaattataatatatatgcttatttatttttttgtcgttgttattattatatatattccaaCATTTCAACTTACGAggttttttgtttttaaaacatGTATAGCACTTTTTTCAATACTTATAAATAGCATTATCTATAGTATACtaaacaatatattaatatatatacatatacaatgttaattagaaatatatgtatataataataaaataataataataataataatgataacgATAACATGTTGCTTCCCCTTCTCTTTCTATTATTGGAAcagtatattatatatgccaattttcttttattagctaatgtatgcatatatatatatatatatatatatatatatatatatatatatatatatttatttatatataatacgtgcataatatattttgccttttcatttattatagaAATAtgaaacaaaatattattatatatatatatacatacatgttATGGAAATATGAAACGCTAAAGGATGTTATTAAGTTCCTGTAAGTACATTACTCTACccctttctttttttctgtttacttattttatttctttgcGCTTTTTTATAATTGCACTATgtgatatataaatataacatttgtaatatatataaaatttgtaatatatatcattttgtaatatatatcattatgtactatatatgcaaataatATAGATTAATAACATATAATATGGTACAATAATTTTGCGTACATTTTgcattatatgtatatatatgaatatatatttgtaatatttataatatatattgtaatatatattgcttactattatttttgtcGGTATgcaaatatacataataaaataacttattttttttctgtgGCCctacataataaatatgcatatataataatgggttttataaataaatagtagtaatattaaattattaaaaaaatacaaaaaaatacaaaaaaaattatattaaaataatatatttttattattttataaaaaacatcaaaaaacttaaaaaattaaagatcataaaaaaaacaaaaaaataaaataaaaaaaacataaaaaaaacaaaaacaaaaaaacaaaaaaaacaaaaaacaaaaacaaaaacaaaaaacaaaaaatacaaaaaaaacataaaaagcataaaaacaaaaaaaaaaaaaaaaaacataaaaacaaaaaagacCCAAAATagaatattataaacaaatcgaagaatatataattaaaaaatattttttaaataaggcaaataaagataataaaaacaaacaggtaatatattaaataaaaagagggggtgaaatttttataaccatatatatacaatttattAAGTGAATAACATTCTCATTTATAAATGTAACAATATAAACTTTTGTATcgtataatatacatataaaaatatgctactttcattttatatatattccaaAATCTAATATCTATTCTATGTGTGCTTATATATCTCCAATGGTTTATATTATTCCctatttttgtttaaaaaatatctatacttttttaatttatataaattgatcatatattatgtatatttataacatgatacataatttttatttgacaTATATATAGCCCCTTTTAAAAATCTACAAAATATTcttctttttatatttgcatTTCCTCATtactaatattttttttttttttttcacagcTAGCCAAAATGATAGCTAACAGTACAAATATAATGCCCCCAAGTTTTTCCACAGCATCACTTTATGTTGGTGATTTAAGCGAAGATGTTACAGAAGCAGttttatatgaaatatttaaCACAGTTGGTCATGTATTATCTATTAGAGTATGTAGAGATAGTGTAACACGAAAATCTCTTGGATATGCATATGtgaattatcataatttggCAGATGCAGAAAGAGCATTAGATACTttaaattatacaaatataaaaggTCAACCAGCTAGATTAATGTGGAGTCATAGAGACCCATCATTACGTAAAAGTGGAACtggaaatatatttgtaaaaaatttagataaaacAATAGATAATAAAGCTTTATTTGATACATTTAGTATGTTTggtaatatattatcatgtAAAGTTGCAACAGATGAATTTGGAAAAAGCAAGAATTATGGGTTTGTACATTATGAAGATGAAGAAAGCGCTAAAGAAGCTATTGAAAAAGTAAATGGAATGCAATTAGGATctaaaaatgtatatgttggtcattttattaaaaaatcagAAAGAGCTACTAATGATACaaaatttacaaatttatatgtaaaaaattttcCTGACACTGTAACTGAAGCACATCTAAAACAATTATTTAGTCCATATGGTGAAATAACATCTATGATAGTAAAATCAGATAATAAGAATCGcaaattttgttttattaacTATTCAGATGCAGATAGTGCAAGAAATGCTATGGAAAAtttaaatggaaaaaaaattacagaGGATGGTAAAATAGATTATAATTATGATcctaaaaaagaagaaactgAAAAACCAGCAAATGaaaattctaataataatactacTACTGAGGAAAATACTACAACATCTGAAACACCagcagaaaaaaaaacacctGATTCTGAACCAGCTACTAATAAAGATGCAACACCTGGAGAAGATCAAACAAGTGCAAATGGAACCACAACAACTGTAACATCTACAACAGATGCAAATCCTGATTCGAAAACTGAAGAAACACCAAACGATAATACTGCTAATGCTGGCACAAATGCATCTACTactgaaaaaaaagataacaAAAAATCTGGAGAAAACACTGAAACACCaaacatattatatgtaGGCCCTCACCAATCTAGAGCTAGAAGACATGCAATTCTAAAAGCTAAATTTGATACATTAAATACTGAAAGTAGAAATAAACATCCAGGtgttaatttatatataaaaaatttagatGATTCTATGAATGATCAAACCCTTAAAGAATTATTTGAACCATATGGAACTATAACATCAGCAAAAGTTATGAAAGATGATAAAGATCAAAGTAAAGGATTTGGTTTTGTTTGTTTTGGAACTCATGAAGAAGCAAATAAAGCAGTAACAGAAAtgcatttaaaaataataaatggaaAACCATTATATGTAGGCTTAGCTGAAAAAAGAGAACAAAGATTATCTAGATTACAACAAAGATTTCGTATGCATCCAATAAGACATCATATTAATAATGCATTAAATGCTCCAATTCAATATCCCAATAGTCAAACAGCACAATTACAATTTAATCAAAATACATTAAATTATGGAAGACCTGTTATTACATCTTTTAATCAAAATAACTTAATATCTTGGAGACATCAGCAAGCAGCAGCCCAACAGCAAGCAGCACATCAACAAGCAGCAGCTCAACAACAACTTGGTTTTAATGGTGGTTTAAGAGGTCAAATAAATCAGATGAGATTATATacacaaaataatatgataaatcATAATATTGGTCAAAATAAAGCTAACCAACAATTACATCATAATCAACAATATCCTATAGGACCAAACCCTCAACATCaacaaacaaatttaaatgCACCTGCACAAACTAATCCTCAACAATTACAAGGCGCAGCACCAGTTCCAACTAAccaattattaaataataatatgagaAATATGAATAGTCGAGGAAATCGAAATTTACCAGGCATCAATATTCAATCTCCAAAACAAATGCCTTTAAATATGGTAGGGGCAAAACAAACTAATCCTCAACAAAATCAACCACAAAATCAACCACAAAATCAACCACAAGGCCAACCACAAAATCAACCTCAACAAAAATCTGGCCAATCAATACAACAGCAGCAACAACAACAACAGCAACAGACAATTccacaaaataataattttaaatttacaTCACAAGCTAGAAACCGTATGGAATtaccaaataaaaatggaaataaagtaaataatatgacaccaggatataataataatactacCTTAACTGCTGCAGCATTAGCATCTGCCCCACCTTCAATGCAGAAACAAGTTTTGGGAGAAAATTTATTTCCTTTAGTTGCTAATTATCATCCTACATTAGCTGGAAAAATCACTGGTATGATGCTTGAAATGGATAATTCcgaattattaattttattagaaaatgaagatcaacttaaaaagaaaattgaTGAGGCCCTTGCAGTTTTGCAAAATGCCAAATAAAGTTTGTCTGATATTTTTACGAATCGGAGTTACCGATAATTTGTTTCTCAGGCACACTAACTGCgcataatataaaaattaaaacgaattaaatataattaaacaaaaCCACCTTTCGAGAATCGTACTtcttttatatctttatgcatgtatgtattGAAGAAGCCTATGAATGTATACCAtctgtgtgtatatatatattgtgtatatatatacatatattatgcaCAATTTTGTGCAGAAAAATAAGAAAGAGTATTCGAATTATGTGAACAATTTATTAAGCCTAGAATTTTTTTGTATccaaaagaaataaaagagCATTTTAAgccaatttttatataagaaaaaataattgttttGAATTGAGCATACTTAATGCAAATATGAAACGAAATCAagcaaaagaaaaaaaaaaaaaaaaaaaaaaaaaaaaaatatatatattgctgCATGAGCAATATacatgttaataatatatacatgaatttatgcataattcattttgaaaataatattttatattcatatagACGCATATTTTGTTGTTCATACTTGTATGTATATTTGTATGCATTgggtatattaataattttttttcttatatctatttatgtatatggatatatatttaccGCGTATTTCCATTTTGCTCTTAtcaacatttttaattttaatatttttaaagaaCACTGTGTAAAGCTCTattatttaaagaaaaaaaaaaaaatgatataaaaataaaacatgtgccctttattaaattaaattttattgttacgaaaaaataaaaatgtatagaCGATAATCATATGAGCAATTATTGCAACATGATTAATTGAGgttggaaaatatatttttaaattttgataattaaataactatattatattcttttatttgtCATCAATAATGTTTGGTCaaaataagaaatatattgtttgtctcttaaaaatgttagaaaaatatatattttttttaaattataagaataatactaataatattattatcattgtgATTATGTGTTTAGATTGTTAATACTTTATTATAcaggattttttttttttcctacattttcaaaaaaattaagtttCATACTCAAAATATTctatataatgtatttacAAAGacattcaaaaaaaaaatatatatatattatatatatattaatatatattaatatatattaatatatattatatatatattatttttatttatataataaaaagttAATTTATTACTTAGTGAACATTTGCCAATTTTCAactatgaaaaaaattaaaaaaaaaaaaaaaaaatttatagggttatttaaaaatttgcaaatttaatattgaatgaaaaatttattattgttatttttcgGCTTTTAAATAGTGACAAATATGCAAAGtataatttcaaaaaaaaattaatcgaaaaaatgataaaaaaagaaaataataaggagaagaataatgataatattacatatgcatatataagtTGATTATATGGGAATAATAGGTGGCGTTGTTCtgtttatatattcaaatcAATATGTTGAAATAAATCGATACAATTGGtatgtatatttaaaaacTAAAAAACAAACTATattgttttgtttttcttattatgaatatttgtttgtataatttatagtaagaaaaaataaattgccattctatttttcaaaatttgaaGAATGCCATTCACAAAAAGTTTTTATTtaggaaaaataataattgaaataaaatgactaattttatataaatatctttttaaaaaattacaccaagaaaaaaaatgtcaaacaatataaaaataaaggactaaactaatatatatcaatatatataatatatatagtatatatatcaatatatatatatatatatttatttatatgcatatgagTATGGTTCGTTATTTACCcattttgttaataatataaattcgTTTTGAGTatttaaacataaataatattaacggCAAGGTAAAAATAGTAAACATAAAACGCAAGTAAAAATatctaatatataatatgatgcTTATAAAGACATCAGATGGTATATACTTAAGAAAATAAAACTgcttcatatatatatatacataaattttgGTAAATATAGTATGAGTGCTAATATTTTTGAAGGGGTTTCTGTCCTAATTGATGATGGATTTTATACCTCTGAAGATAATGAacaagataaaaaaaaaaaaaaaaaaaaaaatgcagcTAGCCAAAATTATActaacttaaaaaataaaaaaagcaaGTTAGACCATAATaaccaaaataatatattaaaaaaaaatattaatgagAATTCCAGTGATCAAAGTGAGAGTAGTGTATCTTCAGATGAAGATGAAGTAAATGAATTCGAAAAGCAAAATAACAATGAGCATAATAATGAACGTAATAATGAGCATAAAAATGAACGTAACAATGAGCATAAAAATGAGCATAGTTTAAAAGCGAAAAAAAACGAAGAATATCACTACTTTAACTTGGACAACTACTTAGGTAGCGATAACGATgtaaatgaagaaaatgaagaaaatgaacagtcatataataatcaaacaaataaaaaggCAAAAGGTATTAGCGGAAAAGTATGGAACGACTCAGAAGATGATGAgtatgatgatgatgatgaataTGAGAGAAAATTAGATAGACTTAAAATAATtcaagataataataatttaaatgataatataaatgataatatatgtattgaTACGCTTGATGAAAAAGTAAATATTGAAGATATTTCAGTTAAAGGAAAGcgtgatataaataattttccttcagaagatatatatatatatgataataaagataatgattataatatatataatacaaaaaaaaataaaaaacaaaatgaaaagtgtatttttttaaaatatcgATTACATCAATATACGTTTAATCAGAttaatgagaaaaaaataaaacaaattgtTTCCTtaccaaataaaaatataattttatctgtttataaaaataatttatatgttatgGAATATAAAGATGAAGAATTAAATGcttctaaaaaaataaaatttaataaaatacttaATTATGTTGAAgagaataatgaaaattctTATATACTATCCAATGATATTTTCCTTCGAAAATATGATATGACCAAAGAGTAAGAAATAaagagaaaaatatttaaatttatttgatatatgaatattttatattattatttcatgTAGCCATGTATACAGTTCGTAATATTTTCACACTGTTTGTACGCTTTTATTTTCACACATTTTGTAATaattcacttttttttttcagcgCAATATATAAGACTAGAGTTCACAACCCAAACACAGTGCTTATTccaaaagaaataaaattttatgacaaaaataataatttaaatgatgaGACAAAAGATGAATTTAGTGATTTATATTCCATGTCTTTTTATTCatcaaacaaaataaatatttatgataCAAGAAGTTATGATATTGTCAAAAGTTTTGAATTAAATAATCGTTCTATAGGTAtgaattttcataaaaaaacaaatagcTTATTTGCTATAGATAgtaatggatatatatataattggtGTTTAAacacaaataaattaattaacaAAATGATGGATAATTATTCAGTATTTCCATCTGCATTTGAAGTATATAATGACTATCTTGTTACTTGCTCATTTAATGGGTTCcttaatttatttgatattaataatttaaataagccaataaaatcttttaaaaatttaacacATAGTATTCGAGATGTAGTTTTCAGTCCATCTCataattgtctattatattatacacatcttttaaaaaacggaattagaataataaatttagataCAAAATATGTATACTGTAATATACCATGGCTTACTACAAGATccaaatataacatatatgctgctaatttttttaacaacggtaataatttttgttttgcTACAAGCTCTAATTCTTTTTATGTTTACGATATTTGTGGCTATAATTAACTAtcaatattttatcataaatatttttagtttggaataattcaaaatatatagcTAGCTacctaatttttttttttttttttttatatatattttggcTATTTAGTTTATCATAGCTTTTTTATTTGGTGTGAACActtttttgcatatatattttttttaattatttgatCCACATTGTTAATCTTAATGCATTGCTACTGTTGCTTTATTTcgctatttatttatttcattatatattttttaatattacacATATGTGGATACTTGCTTTTTTATGTCcctaaaaaattatatttccataaaaattacaaaataacgaaaaaaaaCCATCCCCCATACAATACACATATATGGTGAGACATATATGGACTATACTACTCGTTTGAGAATATTTTCGCAATTTTACTAAACCCtaaataaatcatttttaaactgtgtaaatatatatacaaccaaaaattacaaataaaataacaaaataataataataatgataataataataatgatgataataataataatgataataataataataatagtataatgacaataataataatagtataatgacaataataataatagtataatAACATGAGTGGACTAGTTTGCATTACTTGAAAATGCGCCTCAtatgaaaatgttaatatcGGTAATTtgtacaaaaaataaaaataaaaataaaaatgaaaataaaaataaatataaattcccttttacacatttatatatattttttaactcgTTGAAACGGtccaaatattttattttttttttcttctttatgtGTAAAGGTCGCAATTACACAAATATACTTAAACATtattttacataataattttagggaaatatttttaataaaattcaaGCGGGGgaaataaatacataataaagcaaaaaaggataaaaaaaagataaaaaaaagataaaaaaaaataaaaaaataataattgttaataatatattaaaaaaatattattaaaataaataaaaaaaaataacatttgTGTAATGTAAAAACATGATTATATCGCATTTATGATGCCaagagaaataaaaaaaatatattatatttttccaagtctttatttatgaattttaattatatattattgtgaTACACAAAAactattatacatttttaaaaaaatatttatatcctCATTTTTTGGatatcttatttttattaattttttttatgcattttcaagaatatttttaatttttaattcatattttcattgttgcaaatgttttaaatatataaaggtATGCttgttataaaataaaaacatacaCATAAAAATGAGTATGATTAAATAGTAAAACAtcctatttttatttattcttatttttttaatatatatatatattcacatTCTCTACTATTTTGCCTAGCATACATACATAATTAtgcaaatattttttgtatgaATTGACTATGATATGTCCAATCCCCTTTCAATAATTCTTCCATACTctccttttattttttatataatattatatacatatacatatatatattttttttttttttttttttttttttttttttgaaggttgcataatttttatttattaaaaggaTATACAGctgtatatatgtgtgtatgtTTAAGCCTTTCTTGAAGTTGtgatattataatttttttttttcacttaacaaataataataaaatataaaaaatgtcgGAAGTAAACGTGACAAAAGTAATAGTCAATAATCCGATATGTGACATTTTAGATCCTTTTGTTTTTACCATTGAATTTGAAGCGCTAAATAAATTGGAAGCAGATCTTGAgtggaaaatattttatatttccgCTGTTAGTAATGAAGGAGAAAGCAATCAAGACATAGAATtggataatatttatttaggCCCAATTGAAAGGGGAGTAATGATGTTTGATTATGCAGTCAACCCACctgattataaaaatgtaagcAATATCTCTGTATAAatattcttaaaaaaaaaaaaaaattatttagcCTATTTGAGAATGTGGGAATGGGCTACTTATAGACTCCCGCGCTGTGTGCAAACTGGCAGAAATGCCTCCTTAAATTTGTCACCACATCTTATACTTCTTATCATTCTATCATTCTACACTTGACGCTTCTTACTCCACGCAAAAATAAGATAATGGGCAGCATAGGTATGCATGCATGTAGCTACTATTTATAcgtataaatttttttttactttttttttaagatgGATACAGATAGCGTTTTAGGGCTTCAAGCTATTTTGATATCAGCAAACTATAAGGAAAAAGAATTTATAAGAATAGCttattatatgaattcatTTTATAAAGATATAGAATTACGAGAAAAACCACCAGTATCACCacaatatgataaaatatgtaGACATATATTTGTCGACAATCCAAGAATTGTAAAATTTAGCATTCCATGGGAT contains these protein-coding regions:
- a CDS encoding histone chaperone ASF1, putative translates to MSEVNVTKVIVNNPICDILDPFVFTIEFEALNKLEADLEWKIFYISAVSNEGESNQDIELDNIYLGPIERGVMMFDYAVNPPDYKNMDTDSVLGLQAILISANYKEKEFIRIAYYMNSFYKDIELREKPPVSPQYDKICRHIFVDNPRIVKFSIPWDSEERDEFKEFDKENEKIELLNFSKIKEENQSNSNITNQSTQDNIFVPNGVKEYNPNNGNLNITLNNNINALNYFKNNEMAPDMDRCEILNQNIKGISSITIDNKNMQ